The following coding sequences lie in one Treponema socranskii subsp. buccale genomic window:
- a CDS encoding DUF4406 domain-containing protein → MKLYISGPITGIENYEKNFLAAERALRLRGYIVVNPCKIRHRGTTWEDYMKKDIAALLDCDGVATLPNWTNSRGANLEIRIAQALGMPVKRFTRWINETH, encoded by the coding sequence GTGAAACTGTATATATCCGGTCCGATCACGGGCATAGAAAATTATGAAAAAAACTTCCTCGCCGCCGAGCGTGCACTTCGCCTGCGCGGATACATCGTCGTAAACCCGTGCAAAATACGGCATCGCGGAACGACGTGGGAAGATTACATGAAAAAGGATATAGCCGCACTGCTCGACTGCGACGGGGTGGCAACCCTTCCCAATTGGACAAATTCGCGCGGCGCGAATTTGGAAATACGTATCGCGCAGGCTTTGGGTATGCCCGTTAAGCGTTTTACACGGTGGATCAATGAAACACATTGA